Proteins co-encoded in one Halorussus vallis genomic window:
- a CDS encoding transcription initiation factor IIB — MTETRIRNQTDERTNDEGEREQEQHRCPECGGNLVNDEERGETVCAECGLVVDEGQIDPGPEWRAFDSKEKNEKSRVGAPTTNTMHDKGLSTNIGWQDKDAYGNSLGSRQREKMQRLRKWNERFRTRDSKERNLKQALGEIDRMASALGLPTNVRETASVIYRRALDEDLLPGRSIEGVSTSALYAAARQAGTPRSLDEITNVSRVDKDEIARTYRYVVRELGLEIQPADPKSYVPRFVSELGVSEEVERRARELLDNATEQGIHSGKSPVGLAAAAVYAAALLSNEKVTQSEVSEVSDISEVTIRNRYHELLDAKEDAVAP, encoded by the coding sequence ATGACAGAAACACGAATTCGGAATCAGACCGACGAACGAACGAACGACGAGGGGGAGCGCGAACAGGAGCAACACCGGTGTCCCGAATGCGGCGGGAACCTCGTCAACGACGAGGAGCGCGGCGAAACCGTCTGTGCGGAGTGCGGTCTCGTCGTCGACGAGGGCCAGATAGACCCCGGTCCGGAGTGGCGCGCGTTCGACTCCAAGGAGAAGAACGAGAAGTCGCGGGTGGGTGCCCCGACGACGAACACGATGCACGACAAGGGGCTGTCGACCAACATCGGCTGGCAGGACAAGGACGCCTACGGCAACTCGCTGGGCTCCCGCCAGCGCGAGAAGATGCAGCGCCTTCGCAAGTGGAACGAGCGCTTCCGGACTCGCGACAGCAAGGAGCGTAACCTCAAGCAGGCGCTCGGCGAAATCGACCGGATGGCCAGCGCGCTCGGCCTGCCGACCAACGTCCGGGAAACCGCGTCGGTCATCTATCGGCGCGCGCTCGACGAGGACCTCCTGCCGGGACGCTCCATCGAGGGCGTCTCGACCAGCGCGCTCTACGCCGCCGCCCGACAGGCGGGGACTCCCCGGAGCCTCGACGAGATTACGAACGTCTCGCGGGTCGACAAGGACGAGATCGCCCGGACGTACCGCTACGTCGTCCGCGAACTCGGCCTGGAAATCCAACCCGCCGACCCCAAGAGCTACGTCCCGCGGTTCGTCTCGGAACTCGGCGTGAGCGAGGAGGTAGAGCGCCGCGCCCGCGAACTGCTCGACAACGCCACCGAACAGGGCATCCACAGCGGCAAGTCGCCGGTCGGCCTCGCCGCGGCCGCCGTCTACGCCGCCGCCCTGCTCAGCAACGAGAAGGTGACCCAGAGCGAGGTCAGCGAAGTCTCGGACATCAGCGAGGTCACCATCCGCAACCGCTACCACGAACTACTGGACGCGAAGGAAGACGCGGTCGCTCCCTGA
- the gatA gene encoding Asp-tRNA(Asn)/Glu-tRNA(Gln) amidotransferase subunit GatA: protein MSANIFITDETIEGDGDGPLAGRTVAVKDNISTEGVRTTCGSKMLEDYVPPYDATVVRKLKDAGATIVGKANMDEFGMGSTTETSAFGATENPAAPGRVPGGSSGGSAAAVAAGEADLALGSDTGGSIRNPAAFCGVVGIKPTYGLVSRYGLVAYANSLEQIGPLAPTVEEAAELLDVISGQDDRDATTRDAGDDSNYAAAADGDVEGTTVGVPTELVEGADEGVRERFEATLDDLRERGATVEEVSLPSVEHAVEAYYVIAMSEASSNLARFDGVRYGHSGGFDGNWNEVFGEAREEAFGEEVKRRILLGTYALSAGYHDKYYKQAQDARAWVRKDFDESFEDVDVLASPTMPVPPFEVGESLDDPLQMYLADANTVPANLADLPAISVPMGEVDGLPVGVQFMGPAFGEETIVRVGSAVEQ, encoded by the coding sequence ATGAGCGCGAACATCTTCATCACCGACGAGACAATCGAGGGCGACGGCGACGGCCCGCTCGCGGGCCGCACCGTCGCCGTCAAGGACAACATCAGCACCGAGGGCGTCCGGACCACCTGCGGGTCGAAGATGCTCGAAGACTACGTGCCGCCCTACGACGCGACGGTCGTCCGGAAACTGAAGGACGCCGGCGCGACCATCGTCGGCAAGGCCAATATGGACGAGTTCGGGATGGGCTCGACCACCGAGACGTCGGCGTTCGGCGCGACGGAAAACCCGGCCGCGCCGGGTCGCGTCCCCGGCGGGTCCTCCGGCGGGAGCGCGGCGGCAGTCGCGGCGGGCGAGGCCGACCTCGCGCTCGGCTCCGACACCGGCGGCTCCATCCGCAACCCCGCGGCGTTCTGCGGCGTCGTCGGCATCAAGCCGACCTACGGCCTGGTCTCCCGGTACGGCCTGGTCGCCTACGCCAACAGCCTCGAACAGATCGGCCCGCTCGCGCCGACCGTCGAGGAGGCCGCGGAACTGCTCGACGTCATTAGCGGGCAGGACGACCGGGACGCCACTACCCGAGACGCCGGCGACGACTCGAATTACGCCGCCGCGGCAGACGGCGACGTCGAGGGCACGACCGTCGGCGTCCCGACCGAACTCGTCGAGGGAGCAGACGAGGGCGTCCGCGAGCGCTTCGAGGCGACGCTGGACGACCTCCGCGAACGGGGCGCGACCGTCGAGGAGGTTTCGCTCCCCTCGGTCGAACACGCCGTGGAGGCCTACTACGTCATCGCGATGTCCGAGGCCTCCTCGAACCTCGCGCGCTTCGACGGCGTGCGATACGGCCACTCCGGCGGCTTCGACGGTAACTGGAACGAGGTCTTCGGCGAGGCCCGCGAGGAGGCGTTCGGCGAGGAGGTCAAGCGACGCATCCTGCTGGGCACCTACGCCCTCTCGGCGGGCTACCACGACAAGTACTACAAACAGGCTCAGGACGCCCGCGCGTGGGTCCGGAAGGACTTCGACGAGTCGTTCGAGGACGTGGACGTGCTCGCCAGTCCGACGATGCCGGTGCCGCCGTTCGAGGTCGGCGAGAGCTTAGACGACCCGCTCCAGATGTACCTCGCCGACGCCAACACGGTGCCCGCGAACCTGGCGGACCTGCCCGCCATCTCGGTGCCGATGGGCGAGGTCGACGGCCTCCCGGTCGGCGTCCAGTTCATGGGGCCGGCGTTCGGCGAGGAAACCATCGTCCGAGTCGGCAGCGCGGTCGAGCAGTAG
- a CDS encoding DUF7344 domain-containing protein → MSQTRYRSTVGGPDESRGSLDTQFDVLRNRRRRYVLRHLRDRTLPVAVADLARVVAADEEGVEPGDASESAVDRAYVSLYHNHVPKMVDAGLLVRFEERNTVALADDAPTVDRFLRSLSALE, encoded by the coding sequence ATGAGCCAAACTCGCTATCGGTCCACCGTCGGTGGACCCGACGAATCTCGAGGCTCGCTCGACACGCAGTTCGACGTTCTCCGAAACCGCCGACGTCGATACGTCCTTCGCCACCTGCGCGACCGGACGCTCCCGGTCGCGGTAGCCGACCTGGCGAGGGTGGTGGCGGCGGACGAGGAGGGCGTCGAACCCGGCGATGCGTCCGAGTCGGCGGTCGACCGAGCGTACGTCTCGCTCTACCACAACCACGTCCCGAAGATGGTCGACGCCGGACTGCTCGTTCGCTTCGAGGAGCGGAACACCGTCGCGCTCGCTGATGACGCCCCGACCGTCGACCGGTTTCTCCGGTCGCTCTCGGCACTGGAGTAG
- the gatC gene encoding Asp-tRNA(Asn)/Glu-tRNA(Gln) amidotransferase subunit GatC yields the protein MSDTSPGPEEVRHVADLARVGLDDEEVERFTEQFADILGYFETLEEVPEVEREEDLVNVMRPDEEHECLSQEEALANAAETEDGYFKGPNVS from the coding sequence ATGAGCGATACGTCTCCCGGCCCCGAGGAGGTCCGTCACGTCGCCGACCTCGCTCGCGTCGGTCTCGACGACGAGGAGGTCGAGCGGTTCACCGAGCAGTTCGCCGACATCCTCGGCTACTTCGAGACGCTGGAGGAGGTCCCGGAGGTAGAGCGCGAGGAGGACCTCGTGAACGTGATGCGCCCCGACGAGGAGCACGAGTGCCTGAGCCAGGAGGAAGCGCTGGCCAACGCGGCCGAAACCGAGGACGGCTACTTCAAGGGACCGAACGTCTCGTGA